The following are from one region of the Streptomyces fradiae genome:
- a CDS encoding dipeptide/oligopeptide/nickel ABC transporter permease/ATP-binding protein: MRRLLKNPVGLLGAVIVALMLLLAVVGPPFWEDAANRINPTEISQGATAAHWLGTDALGRDLLARTLVATRLTLGLAFLATLIGTVSGVLLGTLPQILPRRAGRAVVAAVDLLVAFPALLLAMFTAVVAGLGAQGAVLGIGVALAPTFARLTHTMTASVAGSDYIAAARMLRVPRRRILTRHILPNIAEPLILNTAQSMGAALLGLSAMSFLGMGVQAPSYDWGRLLNEAFGHVYVTPAVVVAPALAVSLAGLGFMLLGDTFAKAAAHTREPVGKPVAPEVAPARDEPAPDAVLEVRDLTVAFPGDITPVRQVSLTVRAGEIVGLVGESGSGKSMTAAAIGQIVPYPGLAGSARMRLDGVDLDALPDSERRKLLGSSLAMVFQDPTSSLNPALRVGGQLAEVATLHDGATRTEARARAVERLGTVRIKQPADVARRYPHELSGGMRQRAVIAMGLMNTPRLIIADEPTTALDVTVQREVLRVLREAVDETQAGALFISHDIAVVSELCDRIAVMYAGRIVEELPADALHYARHPYTRALVGSLPDMDTDRSGPLTTIPGRQPAPGDVGDGCAFADRCAFVTGRCAIRPKLHARTEEHSVACWEVQ, from the coding sequence ATGCGCCGCCTCCTGAAGAACCCCGTCGGCCTCCTCGGCGCCGTCATCGTCGCCCTCATGCTCCTGCTCGCCGTCGTCGGCCCGCCGTTCTGGGAGGACGCCGCCAACCGGATCAACCCCACGGAGATCAGCCAGGGAGCCACCGCCGCGCACTGGCTCGGCACCGACGCCCTCGGCCGCGACCTGCTCGCCCGGACCCTGGTCGCCACCCGGCTCACCCTCGGCCTCGCCTTCCTCGCCACCCTGATCGGCACCGTCTCCGGCGTGCTGCTCGGCACCCTGCCGCAGATCCTGCCGCGGCGCGCCGGCCGCGCGGTCGTCGCGGCGGTCGACCTTCTGGTCGCCTTCCCTGCCCTGCTGCTCGCCATGTTCACCGCCGTCGTGGCCGGACTCGGCGCCCAGGGCGCCGTCCTCGGCATCGGCGTCGCCCTCGCCCCGACCTTCGCGCGGCTCACCCACACCATGACCGCGTCCGTGGCCGGATCCGACTACATCGCCGCCGCCCGCATGCTGCGCGTGCCCCGGCGCCGCATCCTCACCCGGCACATCCTGCCCAACATCGCCGAGCCGCTCATCCTCAACACCGCCCAGTCGATGGGCGCCGCCCTGCTCGGCCTGTCCGCGATGTCCTTCCTCGGCATGGGCGTCCAGGCACCCTCGTACGACTGGGGCCGGCTGCTCAACGAGGCCTTCGGGCACGTCTACGTCACCCCGGCCGTCGTCGTCGCCCCCGCCCTCGCCGTCAGCCTCGCCGGACTCGGCTTCATGCTCCTTGGCGACACCTTCGCCAAGGCCGCCGCCCACACCCGCGAACCCGTCGGCAAGCCCGTGGCCCCCGAGGTCGCCCCCGCCCGCGACGAGCCCGCACCGGACGCCGTCCTGGAGGTACGGGACCTCACCGTCGCCTTCCCGGGCGACATCACCCCCGTACGCCAGGTGTCGCTCACCGTACGCGCCGGGGAGATCGTCGGCCTCGTCGGCGAATCCGGCAGCGGCAAGAGCATGACCGCCGCGGCCATCGGCCAGATCGTGCCCTACCCCGGCCTCGCCGGCAGCGCCCGCATGCGTCTCGACGGGGTCGACCTGGACGCCCTGCCGGACTCCGAGCGCCGCAAGCTGCTCGGCTCCTCGCTCGCGATGGTCTTCCAGGACCCCACGTCCTCCCTCAACCCCGCCCTGCGCGTCGGCGGTCAGCTCGCCGAGGTCGCCACCCTGCACGACGGTGCCACCCGCACCGAGGCACGCGCCCGCGCCGTCGAACGCCTCGGCACCGTCCGCATCAAGCAGCCCGCCGACGTCGCCCGGCGCTACCCCCACGAACTGTCCGGCGGCATGCGCCAGCGCGCCGTCATCGCCATGGGCCTGATGAACACGCCCCGCCTGATCATCGCGGACGAGCCCACCACCGCCCTCGACGTCACCGTCCAGCGCGAAGTCCTCCGGGTCCTGCGCGAAGCCGTCGACGAGACCCAGGCCGGTGCCCTGTTCATCTCCCACGACATCGCCGTCGTCAGCGAACTGTGCGACCGGATCGCCGTCATGTACGCGGGCCGCATCGTCGAGGAACTCCCCGCCGACGCCCTCCACTACGCCCGCCACCCCTACACCCGCGCCCTGGTCGGCTCGCTCCCCGACATGGACACCGACCGCTCGGGCCCGCTCACCACCATCCCCGGCCGCCAGCCCGCGCCGGGCGACGTCGGCGACGGCTGCGCCTTCGCCGACCGGTGCGCCTTCGTGACGGGCCGCTGCGCCATCCGCCCCAAGCTGCACGCCCGTACCGAAGAACACTCCGTGGCCTGCTGGGAGGTCCAGTGA
- a CDS encoding isochorismatase family protein: MPLIERDDCALVIIDVQSDFYPPKRLDVDRQRFHDMVRRIAWITSVADRLEIPVVVTEEDPQASGHTVPEIREVLPAKAVTLPKNAFAVWDNPDIAAAIEATGRTTMILVGIETDICVAHSAIQLHHAGKRVVVVDDAAYSPGQAHERGLRRLAGHGIETLSTKELFYDWVRTIQAADTFHDTHADLTVPPGVRL, from the coding sequence ATGCCGCTGATCGAGCGCGACGACTGCGCCCTGGTGATCATCGATGTACAGAGCGACTTCTACCCGCCGAAGCGGCTCGACGTGGACCGGCAGCGGTTCCACGACATGGTGCGGCGCATCGCCTGGATCACCTCCGTAGCCGATCGCCTGGAGATCCCGGTCGTGGTGACCGAGGAGGACCCCCAGGCCAGCGGGCACACCGTCCCGGAGATCCGCGAGGTGCTGCCGGCCAAGGCGGTCACCCTGCCGAAGAACGCCTTCGCCGTGTGGGACAACCCCGACATCGCCGCCGCGATCGAGGCCACCGGCCGAACCACCATGATCCTCGTGGGCATCGAGACGGACATCTGCGTGGCCCACTCGGCGATCCAGCTGCACCACGCGGGCAAGCGCGTCGTGGTCGTGGACGACGCCGCGTACTCCCCCGGTCAGGCCCACGAGCGGGGGCTGCGGCGCCTGGCCGGTCACGGCATCGAGACGCTGTCCACGAAGGAGCTGTTCTACGACTGGGTGCGCACCATCCAGGCGGCGGACACCTTCCACGACACCCACGCGGACCTGACGGTCCCGCCGGGCGTCCGCCTCTGA
- a CDS encoding ABC transporter substrate-binding protein — MNRAKAISACLAVSLLAAGCGTGQAGSTGGDTFSFAIKSDPGLLDPAQFQNTATYTALSLAYDTLVNIAPDGRVVSGLAQKWDVKPSSVTFTLRRGVTCADGSPVTASTIAANVDYITDPATKSPAIGVVVPEGLTAKADDTAGTVTLTTPKPFSLILQSTRYLFLVCGKGLKDRSLLRSGTSGSGPFQLTEARPNQSYTYTRRKDYTWGPGGATATDPAMPDSVVLKIVGSESTAANLLLSHQLNGAQFAGPDRARVTSVPGITATTQPNGTQEFFFHQGKGHPGDDPEVRKALIQAVDLHSLGALGTGGTGQPPTGLVLRPNPCPGDTVTGHLPAYDPTAAASALHAAGWHRGPDGFRVKGGKRLTIRMIYGTSGGETMAAAAEYLAEAWKKAGVDVRLRALSDAAYDEVEAVTQDWDVDWVSLGVTLPTQLVGSLSGPFTPDGGNFAHLTNTEYEKLAAAASKLPGTSGCALWARSENALFDSGDLVPVVDKTLTTASHNATFRITTGLFEPTSIRMTGGEK; from the coding sequence ATGAACAGAGCCAAGGCGATCTCCGCCTGTCTCGCCGTGTCATTGCTCGCGGCCGGCTGCGGCACCGGCCAGGCCGGGTCGACCGGTGGTGACACCTTCAGTTTCGCGATCAAGAGCGATCCCGGACTGCTCGATCCGGCCCAGTTCCAGAACACCGCCACGTACACCGCGCTGTCGCTGGCGTACGACACTCTGGTGAACATCGCCCCCGACGGCCGTGTCGTCTCGGGCCTGGCCCAGAAGTGGGACGTCAAGCCGTCGTCGGTCACCTTCACCCTGCGCCGCGGCGTCACCTGCGCGGACGGCAGCCCGGTGACGGCGAGCACGATCGCTGCGAACGTCGACTACATCACCGACCCGGCCACCAAGTCGCCCGCCATCGGTGTCGTGGTTCCCGAGGGCCTGACCGCGAAGGCCGACGACACGGCCGGCACGGTGACCCTCACCACGCCCAAGCCGTTCTCGCTCATCCTGCAGAGCACTCGATACCTGTTCCTGGTCTGCGGCAAGGGGCTGAAGGACCGCTCCCTGCTCAGGAGCGGCACCTCCGGATCGGGCCCCTTCCAGCTCACGGAGGCCCGGCCGAACCAGAGCTACACCTACACCCGGCGCAAGGACTACACATGGGGACCCGGCGGAGCCACGGCGACCGACCCCGCCATGCCGGACTCGGTCGTCCTCAAGATCGTCGGCAGCGAGTCGACCGCCGCCAACCTGCTGCTCTCCCACCAGCTGAACGGCGCGCAGTTCGCGGGCCCCGACCGTGCCCGGGTGACCAGCGTCCCCGGAATCACCGCCACGACCCAGCCCAACGGCACTCAGGAGTTCTTCTTCCACCAGGGCAAGGGGCACCCCGGAGACGACCCGGAGGTCCGCAAGGCCCTGATCCAGGCGGTCGACCTGCACTCCCTCGGCGCGCTCGGCACCGGCGGCACCGGACAACCGCCCACCGGCCTGGTGCTGCGGCCGAACCCCTGCCCCGGTGACACGGTCACCGGCCATCTGCCCGCCTACGACCCCACCGCGGCCGCCTCGGCACTCCACGCCGCCGGCTGGCACCGAGGCCCCGACGGCTTCCGTGTGAAGGGCGGGAAGCGGCTCACCATCCGCATGATCTACGGCACCTCCGGGGGCGAGACCATGGCCGCCGCGGCCGAGTACCTGGCCGAAGCGTGGAAGAAGGCCGGCGTCGACGTGCGACTGAGGGCCCTCTCGGACGCCGCCTACGACGAGGTGGAAGCGGTCACCCAGGACTGGGACGTGGACTGGGTGTCGCTCGGCGTCACCCTGCCCACGCAGCTGGTCGGTTCGCTCTCCGGCCCCTTCACCCCAGACGGCGGCAACTTCGCCCACCTCACCAACACCGAGTACGAGAAGCTCGCCGCCGCCGCGAGCAAGCTCCCGGGCACGTCGGGCTGCGCTCTGTGGGCTCGGTCGGAGAACGCGCTGTTCGACAGCGGCGATCTCGTCCCCGTCGTCGACAAGACCCTCACCACCGCCTCCCACAACGCCACGTTCCGCATCACGACCGGACTCTTCGAGCCGACGTCGATCCGCATGACGGGAGGAGAGAAGTGA
- a CDS encoding serine hydrolase, giving the protein MTTAAALRSARADRTRAALADTFAQAGVEGFVHARDIDTGEEFGHGADAQVVLASVFKIPIALEYARQAAAGRLDPALRHTVTAAYRAGGSGTDGCAYDVEMSARDLAFMMMTISDNAATDLLLDVVGADRVRATLDELGFPDFGFSSCAALDDDIRHELGLDPDRSLDDQLSGVPDARLLALRACAPGTGPSSTPRDVTALLAAIWRDEAGPAAACAEVRDIMGQQVWQHRLVSGFPEAGVRLAGKTGTDFAVRNEAGVVAYPDGKRYAVGVFLRTSTAVTRQPLADRAIGRAARLAVDHLRPRT; this is encoded by the coding sequence ATGACCACCGCCGCCGCCCTGCGGTCCGCCCGTGCCGACCGGACCCGCGCCGCGCTCGCGGACACCTTCGCCCAGGCGGGAGTCGAGGGCTTCGTGCACGCCCGGGACATCGACACGGGCGAGGAGTTCGGCCACGGCGCCGACGCCCAGGTCGTGCTCGCCTCCGTCTTCAAGATCCCCATCGCCCTGGAGTACGCCCGCCAGGCGGCGGCCGGGCGGCTCGACCCGGCCCTGCGCCACACGGTCACGGCCGCCTACCGGGCCGGCGGCAGCGGCACCGACGGCTGCGCGTACGACGTGGAGATGAGCGCCCGCGACCTCGCCTTCATGATGATGACGATCAGCGACAACGCGGCCACCGACCTCCTCCTGGACGTCGTCGGCGCCGACCGGGTCCGCGCGACGCTCGACGAGCTCGGCTTCCCGGACTTCGGCTTCTCCTCCTGCGCCGCCCTGGACGACGACATCCGCCACGAGCTCGGGCTCGACCCGGACCGCTCCCTCGACGACCAGCTCTCCGGCGTCCCCGACGCACGGCTGCTCGCCCTCCGGGCCTGCGCCCCCGGCACCGGCCCGTCCAGCACACCGCGCGACGTGACCGCGCTGCTCGCCGCGATCTGGCGCGACGAGGCCGGTCCGGCGGCCGCCTGCGCCGAGGTCCGGGACATCATGGGCCAACAGGTGTGGCAGCACCGGCTCGTCTCCGGCTTCCCCGAGGCGGGCGTGCGGCTCGCCGGGAAGACCGGCACCGACTTCGCCGTACGCAACGAGGCCGGCGTGGTCGCGTATCCCGACGGCAAGCGGTACGCGGTCGGCGTCTTCCTCCGTACCTCGACGGCGGTCACGCGCCAGCCGCTCGCCGACCGTGCCATCGGCCGCGCCGCCCGGCTCGCCGTCGACCACCTCCGCCCCCGGACGTAA
- a CDS encoding ABC transporter permease, with protein sequence MTTRPDVLTPQEAATASVPGRRTRRLTPGFLVRQLLRLAGSLAVLVVASFAMIHLIPGDPLRQMLGPTAPKELVAQRRSELGLDEPLFTQFTHYVRDLFSGDLGTSFFTSQPVTDIIGQGLPNTLALAVLATLSALAVAVPLGLWAAVRTHNGRRRGTETAFTTLTGAAVAIPEYLYGLALLLVLALGLGLFPPAGLTGPASFVLPVTALAIAPAAMIARLARVETLRELDTDYMRLAHAKRLPAWRLYAVHLLPNTLTATLTMGGLLLSGLITGSVLVENVFAWPGLGLRTVEAITQKDYPVAQAMILVYGALVLLINFLVDVLLGILDPKSTLSTPSAATRREG encoded by the coding sequence GTGACCACCCGACCCGATGTGCTCACTCCCCAGGAAGCGGCCACCGCTTCCGTCCCGGGCCGCCGTACCCGCCGGCTCACCCCAGGCTTCCTCGTACGGCAGCTGCTGCGGCTCGCGGGCTCGCTCGCCGTGCTCGTCGTGGCCTCGTTCGCGATGATCCATCTGATCCCCGGCGACCCGCTGCGCCAGATGCTCGGCCCGACCGCCCCGAAGGAGCTCGTGGCGCAGCGCCGTAGCGAACTCGGGCTCGACGAGCCGTTGTTCACCCAGTTCACGCACTACGTCCGCGACCTCTTCTCGGGCGATCTCGGCACCTCGTTCTTCACCTCCCAGCCGGTGACCGACATCATCGGCCAGGGCCTCCCCAACACCCTGGCCCTGGCCGTCCTCGCCACCCTCTCCGCGCTCGCCGTGGCCGTACCCCTGGGCCTGTGGGCCGCTGTCCGCACCCACAACGGGCGCCGGCGCGGCACCGAGACCGCCTTCACCACCCTCACCGGCGCCGCGGTCGCCATCCCGGAGTACCTCTACGGTCTGGCGCTGCTGCTCGTCCTCGCCCTGGGCCTCGGCCTGTTCCCGCCGGCCGGTCTCACCGGACCCGCCTCCTTCGTGCTCCCCGTCACGGCGCTCGCCATCGCCCCGGCGGCGATGATCGCCCGGCTCGCCCGGGTCGAGACCCTGCGCGAACTCGACACCGACTACATGCGCCTGGCCCACGCCAAGCGCCTGCCCGCCTGGCGCCTCTACGCGGTCCACCTGCTGCCCAACACCCTTACCGCCACCCTGACCATGGGCGGTCTGCTGCTCAGCGGACTGATCACCGGCAGCGTCCTGGTCGAGAACGTCTTCGCCTGGCCCGGACTCGGTCTGCGCACCGTCGAGGCCATCACCCAGAAGGACTACCCCGTGGCCCAGGCCATGATCCTCGTCTACGGCGCGCTCGTCCTCCTCATCAACTTCCTCGTCGACGTCCTGCTCGGGATCCTCGACCCCAAGTCGACGCTGTCCACCCCGTCCGCCGCCACCCGCAGGGAGGGCTGA
- a CDS encoding ABC transporter ATP-binding protein, with protein MNIDRLTVRFGSFTAVDGVSLEVPEGSVTGLVGESGSGKSTLARAVAGLTPYRGSVTGVARGRVQMVFQDPYSSLNPRMSIGDAVAEGTRVPRAQRAAEVGRLLELVALPAAYAGKYPRELSGGQRQRVAIARALAARPELLIADEITSALDVSVQGAVLNLLRELRGELGLTMLFISHNLAVVRYVCDAVAVMHHGRLVESGPVEDVIGAPRDAYTRTLLDAVPRLARA; from the coding sequence GTGAACATCGACCGACTCACCGTCCGCTTCGGCTCGTTCACCGCCGTCGACGGCGTCAGTCTGGAGGTCCCCGAGGGCTCCGTCACCGGGCTCGTCGGCGAGTCCGGCTCCGGAAAGTCCACCCTCGCCCGCGCCGTGGCCGGCCTCACCCCGTACCGTGGGTCCGTCACCGGGGTCGCCCGCGGCCGGGTGCAGATGGTGTTCCAGGACCCCTACTCCTCGCTCAACCCGCGCATGAGCATCGGCGACGCCGTCGCCGAAGGCACCCGCGTCCCACGCGCGCAGCGGGCGGCAGAGGTCGGGCGGCTCCTCGAACTGGTCGCCCTGCCCGCCGCGTACGCCGGAAAGTACCCCCGCGAACTCTCCGGCGGACAGCGTCAGCGCGTCGCCATCGCCCGCGCCCTCGCGGCCCGGCCCGAGCTGCTCATCGCCGACGAGATCACCTCCGCCCTCGACGTCTCCGTCCAGGGCGCCGTGCTCAACCTGCTGCGCGAACTGCGCGGTGAACTCGGCCTGACCATGCTGTTCATCTCGCACAACCTCGCCGTCGTCCGGTACGTCTGCGACGCCGTCGCCGTCATGCACCACGGCCGGCTCGTCGAGTCCGGCCCCGTCGAGGACGTGATCGGCGCGCCGCGGGACGCGTACACCCGCACCCTGCTCGACGCGGTCCCGCGGCTCGCCCGCGCCTGA
- a CDS encoding serine hydrolase domain-containing protein has product MKGDEVGEADKARRAGGAGRADVEHWAGRLAALAADCGVPGVSLAFWYDGELYECATGVLNTATAAPVRTDSLFQIGSVTKVWTATQLMLLVEDGRITLDTPVAELLPEFTVRDPHATGAITLRHLLTHTSGIDGDLFLDTGRGDDCLRRYVEACADLEQTFPVGDSHSYCNSGFVIAGRVVERLTGTVWDRALREQICEPLGLTHTWTLPEDVLRFGAAVGHDEHGAVVPQWGLPRSVGPAGLICARAADVVAFGRAHLTPGALLADPGALRQAQVDVPNPYAGGRQWGIGWSLDEWDGHQLASHTGDTIGQHAALWLLPGTGTVVAALINGGRSVDFQQRLVTELLRDLHGIAVPAPLAPPEQPVTVDVEPITGVYERAGSRIHVTAHEGGLRLRTEPTGILVGLARSRTLDLVAVDATTFVGREEGESDSDTGSGSDSVWDAVVFEQRPDGPSYLHYSGRATPKVG; this is encoded by the coding sequence GTGAAGGGCGACGAAGTCGGCGAAGCCGACAAGGCCCGTAGGGCCGGTGGTGCCGGCAGGGCCGACGTCGAGCACTGGGCCGGCCGTCTCGCGGCGCTCGCCGCCGATTGCGGGGTGCCGGGGGTGAGCCTGGCGTTCTGGTACGACGGCGAGCTGTACGAGTGCGCCACCGGCGTCCTGAACACCGCCACCGCCGCCCCCGTACGTACCGACTCGCTGTTCCAGATCGGCTCGGTCACCAAGGTGTGGACCGCGACCCAGCTGATGCTCCTCGTCGAGGACGGGCGCATCACCCTGGACACCCCCGTCGCGGAGCTCCTCCCGGAGTTCACGGTGCGGGACCCGCACGCCACCGGGGCGATCACCCTGCGCCATCTGCTCACCCACACCTCGGGCATCGACGGCGACCTGTTCCTCGACACCGGCCGCGGCGACGACTGCCTGCGGCGGTACGTCGAGGCGTGCGCCGACCTGGAGCAGACCTTCCCGGTCGGCGACTCCCACTCGTACTGCAACTCCGGCTTCGTCATCGCCGGCCGGGTCGTCGAACGGCTCACCGGCACCGTCTGGGACCGTGCCCTGCGCGAGCAGATCTGCGAGCCGCTCGGACTGACCCACACCTGGACGCTGCCGGAGGACGTCCTCCGCTTCGGTGCCGCCGTCGGCCACGACGAGCACGGCGCCGTGGTGCCGCAGTGGGGGCTGCCCCGGTCCGTCGGACCCGCGGGCCTGATCTGCGCACGTGCCGCCGACGTGGTCGCCTTCGGCCGTGCCCATCTCACCCCGGGCGCGCTCCTGGCCGACCCCGGCGCCCTGCGGCAGGCACAGGTCGACGTGCCCAACCCGTACGCCGGCGGCCGGCAGTGGGGCATCGGCTGGAGCCTGGACGAGTGGGACGGGCACCAGCTCGCCTCGCACACCGGCGACACCATCGGCCAGCACGCCGCCCTCTGGCTCCTGCCCGGTACGGGGACCGTCGTTGCCGCGCTGATCAACGGCGGCCGGAGCGTCGACTTCCAGCAGCGGCTCGTCACCGAGCTGCTCCGGGACCTGCACGGCATCGCGGTGCCCGCCCCGCTCGCGCCGCCCGAGCAGCCCGTCACCGTGGACGTCGAGCCCATCACCGGCGTGTACGAGCGGGCCGGCAGCCGCATCCACGTGACCGCCCACGAGGGCGGGCTCCGTCTGCGCACCGAACCCACCGGAATCCTCGTGGGCCTCGCCCGCTCCCGGACCCTCGACCTCGTCGCCGTCGACGCGACGACCTTCGTCGGCCGCGAGGAAGGCGAATCCGACTCCGATACCGGCTCCGGCTCCGACTCCGTATGGGACGCGGTGGTGTTCGAGCAGCGCCCCGACGGGCCCTCCTACCTCCACTACAGCGGCCGCGCGACCCCGAAGGTCGGCTGA
- a CDS encoding PucR family transcriptional regulator produces the protein MSTHPARSLNRVLEDFGHTLLDLLHGDPDTAGEIGGVGIHDPYDEQHYPEHAIVLGVGVHGTEQIGRLLRYLAALDATALVVRGPVDDADELETVVRETGVALLALTRGASWAQLAAMLRTQLAEGDVGEGEEQTLGGVPSGDLFALANAIATLLDAPVTIEDRRSRILAFSGRQDEADAPRVESILARQVPERYLRLHEEDGVFKELYRSEGLVHVPAPTLGDEVALPRVAVAVRAGDEFLGSVWAALRKPLTPEREQAFLEAAKLVALHMLRFRAGTDAENRLRADLVTTALEGGAGAVEALGRLGLVDEPTLVMAMGLAPEEGEDHAHVTAERQRLASALAVHLTAVQPRSAVALLGDVAYALFPVPDTTSHARDRALQVASNFLARTGDRAGAVIGIGSVAEEPAALPRARANADRALRVLFTGATGRRAASIADVYVDALLIEMRDLAVANRDELSGPLARLVAYDAKHNAHLVETLRAWLDAFGDVIAASASVFVHPNTFRYRIRRVAEVGELDLQDPAARFAAMLQLRLLGPS, from the coding sequence ATGTCGACGCACCCCGCACGGAGCCTGAACCGGGTGCTCGAGGACTTCGGCCACACCCTCCTGGACCTGCTGCACGGGGATCCCGACACGGCCGGGGAGATCGGCGGCGTCGGCATCCACGACCCGTACGACGAGCAGCACTACCCCGAGCACGCCATCGTCCTCGGCGTCGGCGTCCACGGCACGGAGCAGATCGGCCGGCTGCTGCGGTACCTCGCCGCGCTCGACGCCACCGCGCTCGTCGTCCGCGGGCCCGTCGACGACGCCGACGAACTGGAGACGGTCGTGCGCGAGACCGGCGTCGCGCTGCTCGCGCTGACCCGCGGCGCCTCCTGGGCCCAGCTGGCAGCGATGCTGCGTACCCAGCTCGCCGAGGGCGATGTGGGGGAGGGGGAGGAGCAGACCCTGGGCGGGGTGCCGTCCGGGGACCTCTTCGCCCTGGCCAACGCCATCGCCACGCTGCTCGACGCCCCCGTGACCATCGAGGACCGCCGGTCCCGCATCCTCGCTTTCTCCGGACGCCAGGACGAGGCGGACGCGCCCCGGGTGGAGAGCATCCTGGCCCGCCAGGTGCCCGAGCGTTATCTGCGCCTCCACGAGGAGGACGGCGTCTTCAAGGAGCTGTACCGCAGCGAGGGCCTGGTGCACGTCCCCGCGCCGACCCTCGGCGACGAGGTGGCGCTGCCGCGCGTTGCGGTCGCGGTCCGGGCCGGCGACGAGTTCCTCGGATCCGTGTGGGCGGCGCTGCGCAAGCCCCTCACCCCGGAGCGAGAGCAGGCCTTCCTGGAGGCGGCCAAGCTCGTCGCCCTCCACATGCTGCGCTTCCGGGCGGGTACGGACGCCGAGAACCGGCTGCGCGCCGACCTCGTCACGACCGCCCTGGAAGGCGGGGCCGGGGCCGTCGAGGCGCTGGGCCGGCTCGGGCTCGTCGACGAACCCACCCTGGTCATGGCCATGGGTCTCGCACCCGAGGAGGGCGAGGACCACGCCCACGTCACGGCCGAGCGCCAGCGGCTGGCCTCCGCGCTGGCGGTCCACCTCACCGCCGTACAGCCGCGCTCCGCCGTGGCGCTGCTCGGCGACGTGGCGTACGCGCTGTTCCCGGTGCCCGACACCACCTCCCACGCCCGGGACCGGGCCCTGCAGGTGGCCTCGAACTTCCTGGCCCGCACCGGCGACCGGGCCGGTGCCGTCATCGGGATCGGCTCGGTCGCCGAGGAGCCCGCCGCGCTTCCGCGCGCCCGGGCCAACGCCGACCGGGCGCTGCGCGTCCTCTTCACGGGCGCGACCGGCAGGCGCGCCGCCTCGATCGCCGACGTGTACGTCGACGCCCTGCTGATCGAGATGCGGGACCTCGCCGTCGCGAACCGGGACGAGCTGTCGGGCCCGCTCGCCCGGCTCGTGGCGTATGACGCCAAGCACAACGCCCACCTGGTCGAGACCCTGCGGGCGTGGCTGGACGCGTTCGGGGACGTGATCGCGGCTTCGGCGAGCGTGTTCGTCCACCCCAACACCTTCCGCTACCGGATCCGCCGGGTGGCGGAGGTGGGGGAGCTGGACCTCCAGGACCCGGCGGCGCGGTTCGCCGCGATGCTGCAGCTGCGGCTCCTCGGACCGAGCTGA
- a CDS encoding serine hydrolase, with translation MAPLSTTDEVTTAVQAVFGEAGVEGFVHAQDVDGDREFAFRADAPVIVASIRKIAVALAYARQAAAGALDRAARHTVTGANREGGGIGTDSCRHDVTLSTRDLAFFMLSMSDNAATDKLMELLGTDAVRAVAAELGCPRLPVGRYRELWDPVWAELGLDPEGDLDAQLDQVSEDRIRGLAMLDPTRSAASTPREITSLLAAIWRDRAGPAEACAEVRELMSHQLSVHRLAAGFDADVRVAAKNGSLWGVLNEAAVVEYPDGGRYAVAAFLRTPALGGRNPAADAAIGRAARLAVDHLRRPPAATTASVSASQETT, from the coding sequence ATGGCACCACTCTCCACCACCGACGAGGTGACCACTGCCGTCCAGGCGGTCTTCGGCGAGGCCGGAGTCGAGGGCTTCGTCCATGCCCAAGACGTCGACGGAGACCGCGAGTTCGCCTTCCGCGCCGACGCGCCCGTCATCGTCGCCTCGATCCGCAAGATCGCCGTCGCGCTCGCGTACGCCCGCCAGGCCGCCGCCGGCGCCCTCGACCGGGCCGCCCGCCACACCGTCACCGGCGCCAACCGCGAGGGCGGCGGCATCGGCACCGACAGCTGTCGGCACGACGTCACCCTGTCCACCCGCGACCTCGCCTTCTTCATGCTCTCCATGAGCGACAACGCGGCCACCGACAAGCTCATGGAGCTGCTCGGCACCGACGCGGTGCGCGCCGTGGCCGCCGAACTCGGCTGTCCGCGGCTGCCAGTCGGGCGCTACCGCGAGCTGTGGGACCCGGTCTGGGCCGAACTCGGCCTGGACCCCGAGGGCGACCTGGACGCCCAGCTCGACCAGGTGAGCGAGGACCGGATCAGGGGTTTGGCCATGCTCGACCCCACGCGGTCCGCCGCCAGCACGCCGCGCGAGATCACCTCGCTGCTCGCCGCGATCTGGCGGGACCGGGCCGGACCGGCCGAAGCCTGTGCCGAGGTACGGGAGTTGATGAGTCATCAGCTCTCCGTGCACCGCCTCGCGGCCGGCTTCGACGCCGACGTGCGCGTCGCGGCGAAGAACGGCTCCCTGTGGGGAGTCCTCAACGAGGCCGCCGTCGTCGAGTACCCCGACGGGGGCCGCTACGCCGTCGCCGCCTTTCTGCGCACCCCCGCCCTCGGCGGACGCAATCCCGCCGCCGACGCGGCGATCGGCCGCGCCGCCCGGCTCGCCGTCGACCACCTGCGCCGCCCGCCGGCCGCCACCACCGCATCCGTATCCGCTTCCCAGGAGACGACATGA